TTGCGCGCTCTCTGGGTACTTTATGCATAACTCGTCGAGGCAGCTGTTTTATCTGGATCCTAGGGCTTCCGATCAATTGTTTTTGCAAAGGCTTCTGATGGATTATTGGTCATAATAGATGTGCTGAGGTTGTTTCAGTTCGTGGAATAGATCGGTTACTGTGGGTAGGGTGGACTATTTTGGCATCTGACATGTTATTATGTTGCTGTGAGCCTGCGAGGCATGGCTGTGGAGAATAGATAGACTTATTCACGCAGGCCGAGGGGGGAATCTTCCTTCGATGCAAGGAGAGTATGATATGATGGGTTTACCTGCCATAACGATTCAGTATACCTGACTCTTGATGAACAGATATGTTAATGCTGTTTGCTTGGAAATGGACGAACCTGGATTGTTTTTGTATCAGGATGACTTCCAATTCTGGGTGGGGGGTCGGGGTCAAATCTAGAGTTCTGTACAAGTATGGTAATGTATAGACTAAGAGTTTCTAATTTGTGCAGTAAGACAGTAGGACCAGTTTGCTGAGTAGGTTATATAGCACATATGACATACAGAAAATAGACCAAGATACACAATTATACAATAGCTGGATTTGGGTAGATTTTCTTTGGGGTCATCTAGATGTTCTTTGCTGCATCAGTATCCATTTTATAATTGCAAAACTTCGATGCAATGACTTATTTGTGATTGCGTGGAGATTGTGATGCAATCCTCATTTCTGATGAAGAACTCCATCTTCCCATACATAAACTAAATTGTTTCTGACAAAGAATTCCATCTTCCCATACGTAAACTAAATTGTACCAAACGAATCTGGTTCGTCTTTTAAGAATGATTAGTTCCGTTTGACATTATGCGGAATAAGATCATTTGGACTTTTGCGGTTGTTCAGTTAAGTATAAATAACTATGAAGTTAATTTAAGTTCATATACCAAGGGGTCTAAGCTTTAATTTCCTTATTTAAGCATCTGTCTGTTGAGTACTATCATATTTTTATTATACTACTTGCTCGTTCCTTTGAGTTACTTTCCCTCTTTATTTTTACAGTGCGGAAGTAGGCAGCCATGTGAACAAGTTAGATCTCCCCAAGGATTCCGGCAGCAATAAACGGTAAGGCAGCTGTTTTAATTTACAGTAGATCATGCTTATTAGACCATTGATCACGAGATCTGTAATTGGGAATCTATTGCTTGCAGCTTAAGGTCAGAGCCCTGTGGTAGGCCGACATCTAAGGCTTGTAGGGAAAAAGTGAGAAGAGACAAGCTGAATGACAGGTACATCACACGTTAAGTTTGCTAGTTCTAGATGGAAGAGTTCTCCTTAGATTTTCAATAACTCTTACTATTGATAGGTTCCTTGAATTGGGTACTACATTGGATCCTGGTAAGCCAGTAAAAGCTGACAAAGCTGCTATCCTAAGTGATGCGACTCGCATGGTTACTCAGCTTCGTGCTGAAGCGCAGCAGCTAAAGGATACTAATGGAAGTCTAGAAGACAAGATTAAAGAGTTGAAGGTGAGGCAACCTTACTTGGGCTCAGTTTGTGGTTGCTGAACTGTGCCGTGCTGAACTTCTTCTATAATCTGCTGTAGAAAAATACACACAAAAGCAAGGAAAAGTTGGTTAGCCAAACACAAAAATAGGGGAAAACTAGTTGGAGAAGTTAGATTATCATAATCCACCTCAATCCGAAAGGCAGCCTTACACACACAATCTTCTACAATCGAAATGCGTATGAATATTGAGCTTTTTAATATCTGTTAACATGAAGACCACACATTGTATTTTCTTGAGAAGAAAACATCATTTCTAGGGGACTTACGTTAAGAGCTATTCCCCCCGTAAAGAAATATCAGAGCGTttatagatcactaaagtagtgatctaaacgctcttatatttctttacagagggagtatttctctGTCCCGCTGATCTGTCCAGTATTTTTTTAGTGTTAAGTCTGGTAAATTGTTATCCGATCATATTCCAAGCCTTTGCTATATGCGCATGTGGTTTATGCCTATGTATGCCATTCTAGTTTGGCTCATGGAACACATTTCTGGTTACCATTCACTAATGTAGTTGTTCCCACGATACTACTCCCTTTGTAACAAAATATAGGACGTTTTTTGTACTCAACTAcaccaaaaacgtcttatatttcgtCACCGAGGGAGTAGAAGATATTTGGTTCATGAGCAGTGGCGCAAATGTAAACGTGATCAAGTTACACTGTCACTGTAAACAGTATGGGTGAAAATTGAAACTTGTTTGATTACTATGAACTGTAACATTAACCGATTACAGTTCTAGGAAAGATCATTCAACGGTTTTCTGGCGGTGGCCGACGGTGGCGCTCCACGTGACCTTGCCGGTGCATGCTCCAGCCAGCAGGGTAGATGCAATCATGAAAGCCTAACTGGCGGGCGGACTGGCCTTTGTAGCCAGCAAGCCGCCATGCATAGCGCTTGAGCGACGAGCGAGCGTGAGCTCAACCACGAGGCAGCGAGGCACTAGCTGCCTTCCCCTTTGGTTCCAACGTTAGAGCAACTGAAGTGCAGTATGGCCCCAATCCCTGGCAGCCGGTGACAGCAGCCACCCACTCCCAGCCGCTGGCCACATGATAACCCACCCCAACATGCTCTGGTGTGGCCAGCCGTGCAGGCGTGCTGCTGCAGGATGGCAGACGACAGCGCCTACTTGGGCTCCCGTTGTGCTTCCTTGACTTCTTCTCCCATGCGGTCATGATGTGCAACATCTGGTGATCCGGTCATGGCTTTCACGCCTCCGACACCGTATTCCTCCACACTCGTCCGCCTACACCTCCTAGCCTGCAGATGGCCATTGTTTTCACTAGGCGGGGATCGCCGCGGGGGCAGCCACCTGCCGAGATCAGGGACGGGAAAATTGGCCCAGATGTTGTAGGCGTGGGTAGGGATCCGGGTGCATGAAGGCAGCAGCACTCTACACGGAGAGGAACACGAAGAAGAAAGCACTATGGGGAAAAACAAGGCTCACGCGAGAATGTAACGTTTTCCGATACCCCCAAACATTCGGCGTAATCAGTTTTGTAGTGGGCTGGATGTGATGCCTTGGTATCCAATTACGGACTGATCAAACCAAACAGAATCTATTGTTATCTGCTCCCAACGTTAATTGATTACATTACAATTCAACCAACCAAACACGTCCCTAATGTTATGGCCAGGAAATAATAAATCAGTAGTCAGATTGAGCTGACCACAAACCGCATAGCTGGTTACTTATTTGGTATACTGCATATTGTTGTGGAGCACAGTGCATATGTTGTTCAGGCAAGTCATTTTTTATTATGATAAATGAACTTGCTGTGAAATTCATGCTATGGCCCAAGTGACTGATCTGTATTGCGTCTGTAATGATGTAGTATATTCCATGACCATTTTTCCTGTAAATTCCAGGCAGAGAAGGATGAACTTCGTGATGAGAAGCAGAAGCTGAAACTAGAGAAAGAGACATTAGAGCACCAGATGAAACTTTTGACGGCAACTCCAGCCTATATGCCTCATCCTACTATGATGCCCTCCCCGTTCGCTCAGGCTCCGATGGCTCCCTTCCATGCACAGGGACAAGCTCTAGGACAGAAACTGATGATGCCCTTTGTTGGTTACCCAGGATATCCGATGTGGCAGTTGATGCCGCCCTCTGAAGTCGACACCTCAAAGGACAGCGAAGCATGCCCGCCTGTTGCGTGATATGCTTGGACCGCTTAAATCGCATGAACTCATGGTAACCTAAAACAGCATAGTTGTTTGATCCATTGGTTGCGCATAGTCTCTCTGATTCAGATTAACTATTGTTCTCATGCGGTAGTTTTTGTTGATGAGGAGAATGCTGGCATTTGTGCGCTCTATAGAGTCTACTACCCTTCGTCCActgtataatactccctccgtaaattaatgtaagagcgtttagattactactttagttatctaaacgttcttatattagtttacagagggagtacattttttCTGGAGAAAGAAAGAATGCTCGTTCTTGTTCTGATCTCTGTATAGAAACGAATAACAATTCGAATGGCATGCTTTCCTTTTCTAACTACTACTAAATTTCATTTCTTTCTGCCATGTTACAAATGAATGAACTGGTATCAGACTTGCCatagaagagaaatacaaagatatatgAAGGTAGTGTCAAAAAGAAGAGAAATACGAAGCAGCACCGGGGTATCTCCCCCCGTGGGCTCATCGTTCTTCATTCCTTAGGATCCAAGTAGTACATATCTTGCACTAAATGATTGTATTCTTTCAAAATTTATTGGCCCACGCCTGTAGCTGCCGACGGTTACAAAACATTTCCGATTGTCGAACTGTGACGATAGGCTGCTTACGGTGAACCTACATATGAAAATCATATTTTATGTTTTAAAATTTATGGAAAAACAGTCGTCAATATATATACATATAAGCTATTACTAGCAAGAGAGCCCGTCCGTTCCAACAGAAGAAAATAATACCACATGCTCCTACCCAATAGCCATGATTGAAGATCCCAATAGGTCCATGTGCATCCTATCTGTGTTGTCGTTTATCTTTTTTCCCGCCCTCGTCGATGATAGTTTAAGTGCTGACACAATCATAATGTGTTTGATGCTCAATCCTAAAATATCTCTCCTCTAGATAAAATGAGAAatcttctttttttctctctcgagGTTTTGTGGAGGCGTGCATGCATGATTATAGTTGGTTTCTTTCGTGTCTAATCTGATTTTGTTGAGGTGTTGATTTCCAATCCGGATCTACACTCGTACGAAAGAAATGAATTGTGCGCTATTGATTAAGGTTGCACTTTAAATAGCAATTTAAAACATTTAACAACTAAaacaacatcatatttagattctacatTTTTTCTAACCAATTTTCGTATATAACATGTCAAAATTGAAGTTAAGTTTTAAAAGATGTTGGTATTTTCACAAGCATTTGAATCTGTAAAAAAACATCATTTTACAGATGGACATCAAGTTGATTATCCAAAAATATTAGACAGTTTTCTACAAAAAGCAAAACATCTTCCAGACTCACTTAAAACATGATTGTAGGTTGATTAAACAAAAATCaagtgttttttttgcaaaaagcgAACCATTTTCTAGTCATTTAATATAGAACCACAGATTGACTTTGAAAAATAGCAGGGGATTTTGTGCAAAAATTCGACGATGGACAGAAGCACtcatgcgttgcaatgggagaaaaaatACAGACGCTGTcaaggatataccccgcggtatgacccggccggatatatgacccgaccggacttggcgtttcattggcAACCCGCCGGAAGATTAGTGACTcatgtgtctggcggttcactggtgtgacgactcacgagcctgaagactcgttGGTGACCCGGCGAGTGTTtcggatggatgacaaggcccaagacccagaagatcggctcatgttatggtggaccggcttaagaggaagacataaggaatattctTCTACAAGGAAGCATGACTAGGACTACACTTGTAAATaatgtaatcctaatcctactaggactagtcatgtaacccgccccttcaacctaTA
This portion of the Triticum dicoccoides isolate Atlit2015 ecotype Zavitan chromosome 7A, WEW_v2.0, whole genome shotgun sequence genome encodes:
- the LOC119329087 gene encoding transcription factor ILR3-like, translated to MSLPPTDGGDDWFLDCGILEDLPAAACGAFPWDASVSSSNPSAEVGSHVNKLDLPKDSGSNKRLRSEPCGRPTSKACREKVRRDKLNDRFLELGTTLDPGKPVKADKAAILSDATRMVTQLRAEAQQLKDTNGSLEDKIKELKAEKDELRDEKQKLKLEKETLEHQMKLLTATPAYMPHPTMMPSPFAQAPMAPFHAQGQALGQKLMMPFVGYPGYPMWQLMPPSEVDTSKDSEACPPVA